One Epinephelus moara isolate mb chromosome 20, YSFRI_EMoa_1.0, whole genome shotgun sequence genomic window carries:
- the chd2 gene encoding chromodomain-helicase-DNA-binding protein 2 isoform X5: MWDEHPDVYGVRRSNRSRQEPARLNIGAGGSSDSESESPKRKTPRAKKKENIWKDDDSNDDEEEEEEEEEEEEEASDSADSEQEEKKVRSRRLPARRPQTKSSTAKKQLSQKARKSRKQDSSGEEDDDDDDDDDDDDDDEEDTPKRQTRRRGATKVKSYKEDQHDFETDSDDLIEMTGDVGEEQQDDDSETIEKVMDTRTGKKGVTGASTTVYAVEENGDPGEGFDPENDEGETHYLIKWKGWSYIHNTWESMDSLTQQKVKGLKKLDNYKKKQDELNSWLRRASPEDVEFHNCQQELVADLNKQFQIVERIISIKTGKTQGSSDFPSHSHKTPSSNEPEYLCKWMGLPYSECSWEDGALVSKKFQHCIDSFTNRNSSKTVPSKDCKVLKQRPRFVALKKQPSYIGDENLQLRDYQLDGLNWLAHSWCRCNSVILADEMGLGKTIQTISFLSYLFHQHQLYGPFLVVVPLSTLTSWQREFDTWAPDMNVVVYLGDVMSRKTIRDYEWVNHSTKRIRFSALLTTYEILLKDKGVLGNINWAFLGVDEAHRLKNDDSLLYKTLMEFRSNHRLLITGTPLQNSLKELWSLLHFLMPDKFDSWEDFEDEHGKGRDNGYQSLHKVLEPFLLRRVKKDVEKSLPAKVEQILRVDMTAQQKQFYKWILTRNYKALSKGTRGSSSGFLNIVMELKKCCNHSFLIKQPEDVETETQQEHLQNLVRGSGKLVLLDKLLTRLRERGNRVLIFSQMVRMLDILAEYLAKNRYPFQRLDGSIKGEIRKQALDHFNAEGSEDFCFLLSTRAGGLGINLASADTVVIFDSDWNPQNDLQAQARAHRIGQKKQVNIYRLVTKGTVEEDIIERAKKKMVLDHLVIQRMDTTGRTVLDSNSGTTNSNPFNKEELTAILKFGAEELFKEAEGEESEPQEMDIDEILRLAETRESDQGSSATDELLSQFKVANFSSMEESTQDFEDKPRREWDDIIPEDQRRKVEEEEKQREMEDIFMLPRSRSSNKRVRAQANDSDSDVGSKLKHRSSGSDSETDDSDDDKKPKKRGRPRARKNNVEGFTDAEIRRFIKAYKKFGSPLERLEAIARDSELVDKSIADLKRLGELIHTSCVAAVQEHEEHLKENPVEAKGPGKRRGINIKISGVQVNAKSIIQHEEEFEPLHKAVPVDPAERNKFKLTCRVKVAHFDVEWDLQDDIQLLLGTYEHGFGNWDLIKTDPDLKLADKILPDDPSKKPQAKQLQARAEYLLKLLKKEQDNADLSKTGEEVKVRKRKPRVKKENKILKDEQGNDISSPRLSDNPSEEGEVKDDGAEKSPAKKRQKKKDNKENKEKQGTPKKEKDGDKEKKGTKPRKEKAKGAKGKKTQGPVHITAGSDPIPIEGKEDDELDQETFSICKERMRPVKKALKQLDKPDEGLSDQEQLQHTRTCLLKIGDRITECLKAYSDPEHVKIWRRNLWIFVSKFTEFGARKLHKLYKMAQKKRSHEEEKEQKKKEDPAGRGKNFRPEPSGSSRDSSSTQSSSKPVPHSSQPGPHGHHRESYNSANKRHFGNDDRGDWQRDRKYNYPGNSNQSWQGDRHHPYDRYKDHYGDRRPHGDSYRSSGGYRNNSSPRKRPYEQYSNDRDHRGHRPYYDRHSDPKRRRPDEFRPNYHQGRDGPLQDFRRMPEHRPSGPPGPEHYNRPFHPDKPPPLLDPRSPQAQKSPQDSRSPPERPIDPNIVADPNWNNRKT, translated from the exons ATGTGGGACGAACATCCAGATGTGTATGGAGTCAGGAGGTCGAATCGCAGCAGACAGGAGCCGGCCCGTTTAAACATCGGAGCTGGG GGCAGCAGCGATTCTGAGAGTGAGAGTCCCAAGAGAAAAACACCCCGAGCTAAGAAAAAAGA AAATATCTGGAAAGATGATGACTcaaatgatgatgaagaggaggaggaggaggaggaggaggaggaggaggaggcttcCGACAGTGCAGACAGTGagcaggaagagaaaaaagttAGATCCAGACGACTTCCTGCTAGAAG accTCAGACCAAATCATCAACAGCCAAAAAGCAGCTATCTCAAAAAGCCAGGAAGTCCAGGAAACAGGACTCGTCTGGCGAAGAAGACGACGACgatgacgacgacgacgacgatgaTGACGACGATGAGGAAGACACTCCCAAGAGGCAGACTCGGAGACGGGGTGCGACTAAAGTCAAAAG TTACAAAGAGGACCAACATGACTTCGAAACAGACTCTGATGACCTGATTGAGATGACGGGGGATGTAGGCGAGGAGCAGCAGGATGACGACAGTGAGACCATCGAGAAGGTCATGGACACCAGGACAGGCAAAAAAGGAG TTACCGGGGCTTCCACTACTGTGTATGCTGTGGAGGAAAACGGGGACCCGGGTGAGGGCTTCGACCCCGAGAACGATGAAGGGGAGACTCACTATCTGATCAAGTGGAAGGGCTGGTCCTACATCCACAACACGTGGGAGAGCATGGACTCTCTGACGCAGCAAAAAGTCAAGGGACTGAAGAAACTGGACAACTACAAGAAGAAACAAGATGAGCTCAATTCATG GTTGAGGAGGGCGTCTCCTGAGGATGTAGAGTTTCATAACTGCCAACAGGAGCTCGTAGCTGACTTGAACAAGCAGTTTCAGATCGTGGAGCGAATCATTT caataaaaacaggaaagacACAAGGATCCTCTGACTTCCCCT CTCATAGTCATAAGACGCCATCCTCAAATGAGCCCGAGTATCTATGCAAGTGGATGGGCTTACCCTATTCAGAGTGCAGCTGGGAAGACGGAGCTTTGGTGAGCAAGAAGTTTCAGCACTGCATCGACAGCTTCACGAACCGAAACTCCAGCAAAACCGTCCCCTCCAAAGACTGCAAG GTGTTAAAGCAGAGACCAAGGTTTGTTGCACTGAAGAAGCAGCCGTCATATATCGGAGATGAAAACCTTCAGTTGAGAGATTATCAGCTGGATGGGTTGAACTGGTTGGCTCACTCCTGGTGCAG GTGCAATAGCGTCATCCTTGCTGATGAGATGGGGCTCGGAAAGACCATCCAGACCATCTCCTTCCTGTCGTACCTCTTTCACCAGCATCAGCTGTACGGACCCTTCTTAGTGGTGGTGCCTCTGTCCACGCTCACCTCCTGGCAGAGGGAGTTTGACACCTGGGCCCCAGACATGAACGTGGTGGTCTACCTCGGTGACGTCATGAGCAGGAAAACA ATCCGTGACTATGAGTGGGTGAACCATTCAACGAAAAGAATCCGTTTCAGTGCACTATTAACCACTTATGAAATTCTACTTAAAGACAAG GGGGTGCTTGGGAACATAAACTGGGCGTTTCTGGGTGTGGATGAAGCTCACAGGCTGAAGAATGACGACTCCCTGCTGTACAAAACATTGATGGAGTTCAGGTCCAACCACAGGCTCCTCATTACTGGCACTCCGCTGCAGAACTCCCTCAAAGAGCTCTGGTCACTGCTGCACTTCCTCATGCCAGACAA GTTTGATTCCTGGGAGGATTTTGAGGATGAGCACGGGAAAGGAAGGGATAACGGTTATCAGAGTCTTCACAAAGTCCTCGAGCCCTTCCTCCTGCGACGTGTCAAGAAAGATGTGGAGAAATCTCTCCCTGCCAAGGTGGAACAGATCCTCCGTGTAGACATGACTGCACAGCAGAAACAATTCTACAA GTGGATTTTAACGAGGAATTACAAAGCTCTATCCAAAGGCACCCGAGGCAGCTCCTCCGGCTTCCTGAACATCGTTATGGAGCTCAAAAAGTGCTGCAACCACAGTTTCCTCATTAAACAGCCTGAGGACGTGGAGACTGAAACACAACAGGAACACCTGCAG AATCTAGTGAGGGGCAGCGGGAAGCTGGTGCTGCTGGACAAGCTGCTGACCCGACTCAGGGAAAGAGGCAATCGAGTCCTGATCTTCTCCCAGATGGTCAGGATGTTGGATATTCTGGCTGAATACCTCGCCAAGAATCGCTACCCTTTCCAG cgGCTGGACGGATCCATAAAGGGAGAAATCCGAAAGCAAGCACTTGACCACTTTAATGCAGAAGGCTCAGAG GACTTCTGCTTCCTGTTATCCACCCGAGCTGGAGGTTTAGGGATAAATTTGGCCTCAGCAGACACTGTAGTCATCTTCGACTCTGACTGGAATCCTCAAAATGACCTGCAGGCACAAGCCAGAGCTCACAGGATCGGCCAGAAGAAACAG GTGAATATTTATCGGCTTGTTACCAAAGGGACGGTTGAGGAGGACATCATTGAGAGGGCAAAGAAGAAAATGGTTTTGGACCATCTTGTCATTCAGAGAATGGACACCACCGGTCGCACCGTGCTGGACAGCAACTCGGGAACCACAAA ttcaaACCCCTTCAATAAAGAAGAACTGACTGCAATCCTCAAGTTTGGTGCAGAGGAGCTTTTTAAAGAGGCAGAAGGAGAGGAGTCTGAACCACAG GAGATGGATATTGATGAGATCTTGCGGTTGGCTGAGACAAGAGAAAGCGACCAGGGCTCAAGTGCTACAGATGAACTTCTCTCTCAGTTCAAG GTGGCCAATTTCTCCAGCATGGAGGAGAGCACTCAAGATTTTGAGGACAAGCCCAGACGGGAATGGGATGATATCATCCCTGAAGATCAACGGCGCAaagttgaggaggaggagaagcagcgGGAGATGGAGGACATCTTCATGCTGCCCAGAAGCAGGAGCTCGAACAAGAGGGTAAGA GCTCAGGCTAACGATAGTGACAGTGATGTGGGCTCCAAGCTGAAGCACCGCTCCTCAGGCTCTGACAGTGAGACTGATGATAGTGATGATGACAAGAAGCCAAAGAAGAGAGGCCGACCCAGAGCCCGCAAAAACAACGTGGAGGGTTTCACTGATGCAGAGATCCGCAG GTTCATCAAGGCATACAAGAAATTTGGATCTCCACTCGAGAG GTTGGAGGCCATCGCCCGAGACTCGGAGCTGGTCGACAAATCCATAGCAGACCTGAAAAGACTTGGTGAACTGATTCACACAAGTTGTGTGGCTGCAGTGCAGGAGCATGAGGAACACCTTAAAGAGAACCCAGTTGAAG CCAAAGGTCCTGGGAAACGGCGAGGAATTAACATCAAGATCTCGGGAGTGCAGGTCAACGCCAAGTCCATCATCCAGCACGAGGAGGAGTTTGAGCCCCTGCACAAAGCAGTGCCTGTCGATCCTGCTGAGAGAAATAA GTTCAAGCTGACATGCAGAGTCAAGGTAGCTCATTTTGATGTAGAGTGGGATCTGCAGGATGACATTCAGCTGTTGCTTGGCACCTATGAGCACGGCTTTGGAAACTGGGATCTGATCAAGACGGACCCTGACCTTAAACTCGCTGATAAG ATTCTCCCAGATGATCCGAGCAAGAAGCCTCAGGCCAAGCAGTTGCAGGCGAGAGCAGAGTATCTTCTCAAGCTGCTGAAAAAAGAGCAAGACAATGCAGACCTGTCTAAAACAGGGGAGGAG GTCaaagtgaggaagaggaagccTCGGGTGAAAAAGGAGAACAAGATTCTCAAGGACGAGCAGGGCAACGACATCTCCTCCCCCCGCCTGTCCGACAACCCGTCAGAGGAGGGcgaggtcaag GATGATGGAGCAGAGAAGTCCCCCGccaagaaaagacaaaagaaaaaggatAACAAAGAGAACAAAGAGAAACAGGGAACTCCTAAAAAAGAGAAGGACGGGGACAAAGAGAAAAAGGGTACCAAGCCCAGAAAAGAAAAG GCTAAAGGAGCCAAAGGGAAGAAGACTCAGGGTCCAGTTCACATCACGGCTGGGTCTGACCCCATTCCCATTGAAGGAAAGGAGGATGATGAACTCGACCAGGAGACTTTCAGTATT TGTAAGGAACGCATGAGGCCGGTGAAAAAGGCTCTGAAGCAGCTGGATAAACCAGACGAGGGTCTGTCCGACCAGGAGCAGCTCCAGCACACTCGCACATGCCTACTGAAGATTGGAGACCGAATCACAGAGTGCCTTAAAGCCTACAGTGACCCCGAACATGTTAAAATATGGCGGAG AAACCTCTGGATATTTGTGTCCAAGTTTACAGAGTTTGGTGCAAGGAAGCTTCACAAGCTTTACAAAATGGCACAGAAGAAGCGATCACACGAGGAAGAG aaggagcagaagaagaaggaggatcCTGCAGGGAGGGGGAAAAACTTCAGACCGGAGCCCTCTGGATCCAGTCGAGACTCCTCGAGTACTCAGTCGTCCTCCAAACCTGTCCCTCACTCGTCTCAGCCAGGACCCCACGGACACCACAGAGAGTCGTACAACTCGGCTAACAAGCGGCACTTTGGAAATGATG ATAGAGGCGACTGGCAGAGGGATCGTAAATACAACTACCCAGGTAACAGCAACCAGTCATGGCAGGGAGACCGACATCATCCATATGATCGCTACAAGGATCACTATGGCGATCGGCGTCCACACGGAGACTCGTACCGCAGCTCAGGAGGTTACCGCAACAACAGCTCCCCTCGGAAAAGGCCGTATGAGCAGTACAGCAACGACCGGGACCACAGGGGTCACAGACCCTATTATGACAG GCATTCAGACCCCAAAAGAAGACGTCCTGATGAATTCCGTCCCAACTACCACCAGGGAAGAGATGGCCCTCTTCAGGACTTCAGGAGGATGCCAGAGCACAGGCCATCAGGTCCACCTGGGCCGGAGCACTATAACAGGCCCTTCCACCCTGACAAACCTCCTCCGCTGCTGGACCCTCGCTCCCCGCAGGCTCAGAAGTCTCCCCAGGACTCGCGCTCCCCACCGGAGCGGCCCATAGATCCAAATATCGTGGCAGACCCTAACTGGAACAACAGGAAAACATAA
- the chd2 gene encoding chromodomain-helicase-DNA-binding protein 2 isoform X6, whose product MMTQMMMKRRRRRRRRRRRRLPTVQTVSRKRKKLDPDDFLLEDLRPNHQQPKSSYLKKPGSPGNRTRLAKKTTTMTTTTTMMTTMRKTLPRGRLGDGVRLKSKGASPVRFSDCFHDDSYKEDQHDFETDSDDLIEMTGDVGEEQQDDDSETIEKVMDTRTGKKGVTGASTTVYAVEENGDPGEGFDPENDEGETHYLIKWKGWSYIHNTWESMDSLTQQKVKGLKKLDNYKKKQDELNSWLRRASPEDVEFHNCQQELVADLNKQFQIVERIISIKTGKTQGSSDFPSHSHKTPSSNEPEYLCKWMGLPYSECSWEDGALVSKKFQHCIDSFTNRNSSKTVPSKDCKVLKQRPRFVALKKQPSYIGDENLQLRDYQLDGLNWLAHSWCRCNSVILADEMGLGKTIQTISFLSYLFHQHQLYGPFLVVVPLSTLTSWQREFDTWAPDMNVVVYLGDVMSRKTIRDYEWVNHSTKRIRFSALLTTYEILLKDKGVLGNINWAFLGVDEAHRLKNDDSLLYKTLMEFRSNHRLLITGTPLQNSLKELWSLLHFLMPDKFDSWEDFEDEHGKGRDNGYQSLHKVLEPFLLRRVKKDVEKSLPAKVEQILRVDMTAQQKQFYKWILTRNYKALSKGTRGSSSGFLNIVMELKKCCNHSFLIKQPEDVETETQQEHLQNLVRGSGKLVLLDKLLTRLRERGNRVLIFSQMVRMLDILAEYLAKNRYPFQRLDGSIKGEIRKQALDHFNAEGSEDFCFLLSTRAGGLGINLASADTVVIFDSDWNPQNDLQAQARAHRIGQKKQVNIYRLVTKGTVEEDIIERAKKKMVLDHLVIQRMDTTGRTVLDSNSGTTNSNPFNKEELTAILKFGAEELFKEAEGEESEPQEMDIDEILRLAETRESDQGSSATDELLSQFKVANFSSMEESTQDFEDKPRREWDDIIPEDQRRKVEEEEKQREMEDIFMLPRSRSSNKRVRAQANDSDSDVGSKLKHRSSGSDSETDDSDDDKKPKKRGRPRARKNNVEGFTDAEIRRFIKAYKKFGSPLERLEAIARDSELVDKSIADLKRLGELIHTSCVAAVQEHEEHLKENPVEAKGPGKRRGINIKISGVQVNAKSIIQHEEEFEPLHKAVPVDPAERNKFKLTCRVKVAHFDVEWDLQDDIQLLLGTYEHGFGNWDLIKTDPDLKLADKILPDDPSKKPQAKQLQARAEYLLKLLKKEQDNADLSKTGEEVKVRKRKPRVKKENKILKDEQGNDISSPRLSDNPSEEGEVKDDGAEKSPAKKRQKKKDNKENKEKQGTPKKEKDGDKEKKGTKPRKEKAKGAKGKKTQGPVHITAGSDPIPIEGKEDDELDQETFSICKERMRPVKKALKQLDKPDEGLSDQEQLQHTRTCLLKIGDRITECLKAYSDPEHVKIWRRNLWIFVSKFTEFGARKLHKLYKMAQKKRSHEEEKEQKKKEDPAGRGKNFRPEPSGSSRDSSSTQSSSKPVPHSSQPGPHGHHRESYNSANKRHFGNDDRGDWQRDRKYNYPGNSNQSWQGDRHHPYDRYKDHYGDRRPHGDSYRSSGGYRNNSSPRKRPYEQYSNDRDHRGHRPYYDRHSDPKRRRPDEFRPNYHQGRDGPLQDFRRMPEHRPSGPPGPEHYNRPFHPDKPPPLLDPRSPQAQKSPQDSRSPPERPIDPNIVADPNWNNRKT is encoded by the exons ATGATGACTcaaatgatgatgaagaggaggaggaggaggaggaggaggaggaggaggaggcttcCGACAGTGCAGACAGTGagcaggaagagaaaaaagttAGATCCAGACGACTTCCTGCTAGAAG accTCAGACCAAATCATCAACAGCCAAAAAGCAGCTATCTCAAAAAGCCAGGAAGTCCAGGAAACAGGACTCGTCTGGCGAAGAAGACGACGACgatgacgacgacgacgacgatgaTGACGACGATGAGGAAGACACTCCCAAGAGGCAGACTCGGAGACGGGGTGCGACTAAAGTCAAAAGGTGCCTCCCCAGTTAGATTTTCAGACTGTTTCCATGACGACAG TTACAAAGAGGACCAACATGACTTCGAAACAGACTCTGATGACCTGATTGAGATGACGGGGGATGTAGGCGAGGAGCAGCAGGATGACGACAGTGAGACCATCGAGAAGGTCATGGACACCAGGACAGGCAAAAAAGGAG TTACCGGGGCTTCCACTACTGTGTATGCTGTGGAGGAAAACGGGGACCCGGGTGAGGGCTTCGACCCCGAGAACGATGAAGGGGAGACTCACTATCTGATCAAGTGGAAGGGCTGGTCCTACATCCACAACACGTGGGAGAGCATGGACTCTCTGACGCAGCAAAAAGTCAAGGGACTGAAGAAACTGGACAACTACAAGAAGAAACAAGATGAGCTCAATTCATG GTTGAGGAGGGCGTCTCCTGAGGATGTAGAGTTTCATAACTGCCAACAGGAGCTCGTAGCTGACTTGAACAAGCAGTTTCAGATCGTGGAGCGAATCATTT caataaaaacaggaaagacACAAGGATCCTCTGACTTCCCCT CTCATAGTCATAAGACGCCATCCTCAAATGAGCCCGAGTATCTATGCAAGTGGATGGGCTTACCCTATTCAGAGTGCAGCTGGGAAGACGGAGCTTTGGTGAGCAAGAAGTTTCAGCACTGCATCGACAGCTTCACGAACCGAAACTCCAGCAAAACCGTCCCCTCCAAAGACTGCAAG GTGTTAAAGCAGAGACCAAGGTTTGTTGCACTGAAGAAGCAGCCGTCATATATCGGAGATGAAAACCTTCAGTTGAGAGATTATCAGCTGGATGGGTTGAACTGGTTGGCTCACTCCTGGTGCAG GTGCAATAGCGTCATCCTTGCTGATGAGATGGGGCTCGGAAAGACCATCCAGACCATCTCCTTCCTGTCGTACCTCTTTCACCAGCATCAGCTGTACGGACCCTTCTTAGTGGTGGTGCCTCTGTCCACGCTCACCTCCTGGCAGAGGGAGTTTGACACCTGGGCCCCAGACATGAACGTGGTGGTCTACCTCGGTGACGTCATGAGCAGGAAAACA ATCCGTGACTATGAGTGGGTGAACCATTCAACGAAAAGAATCCGTTTCAGTGCACTATTAACCACTTATGAAATTCTACTTAAAGACAAG GGGGTGCTTGGGAACATAAACTGGGCGTTTCTGGGTGTGGATGAAGCTCACAGGCTGAAGAATGACGACTCCCTGCTGTACAAAACATTGATGGAGTTCAGGTCCAACCACAGGCTCCTCATTACTGGCACTCCGCTGCAGAACTCCCTCAAAGAGCTCTGGTCACTGCTGCACTTCCTCATGCCAGACAA GTTTGATTCCTGGGAGGATTTTGAGGATGAGCACGGGAAAGGAAGGGATAACGGTTATCAGAGTCTTCACAAAGTCCTCGAGCCCTTCCTCCTGCGACGTGTCAAGAAAGATGTGGAGAAATCTCTCCCTGCCAAGGTGGAACAGATCCTCCGTGTAGACATGACTGCACAGCAGAAACAATTCTACAA GTGGATTTTAACGAGGAATTACAAAGCTCTATCCAAAGGCACCCGAGGCAGCTCCTCCGGCTTCCTGAACATCGTTATGGAGCTCAAAAAGTGCTGCAACCACAGTTTCCTCATTAAACAGCCTGAGGACGTGGAGACTGAAACACAACAGGAACACCTGCAG AATCTAGTGAGGGGCAGCGGGAAGCTGGTGCTGCTGGACAAGCTGCTGACCCGACTCAGGGAAAGAGGCAATCGAGTCCTGATCTTCTCCCAGATGGTCAGGATGTTGGATATTCTGGCTGAATACCTCGCCAAGAATCGCTACCCTTTCCAG cgGCTGGACGGATCCATAAAGGGAGAAATCCGAAAGCAAGCACTTGACCACTTTAATGCAGAAGGCTCAGAG GACTTCTGCTTCCTGTTATCCACCCGAGCTGGAGGTTTAGGGATAAATTTGGCCTCAGCAGACACTGTAGTCATCTTCGACTCTGACTGGAATCCTCAAAATGACCTGCAGGCACAAGCCAGAGCTCACAGGATCGGCCAGAAGAAACAG GTGAATATTTATCGGCTTGTTACCAAAGGGACGGTTGAGGAGGACATCATTGAGAGGGCAAAGAAGAAAATGGTTTTGGACCATCTTGTCATTCAGAGAATGGACACCACCGGTCGCACCGTGCTGGACAGCAACTCGGGAACCACAAA ttcaaACCCCTTCAATAAAGAAGAACTGACTGCAATCCTCAAGTTTGGTGCAGAGGAGCTTTTTAAAGAGGCAGAAGGAGAGGAGTCTGAACCACAG GAGATGGATATTGATGAGATCTTGCGGTTGGCTGAGACAAGAGAAAGCGACCAGGGCTCAAGTGCTACAGATGAACTTCTCTCTCAGTTCAAG GTGGCCAATTTCTCCAGCATGGAGGAGAGCACTCAAGATTTTGAGGACAAGCCCAGACGGGAATGGGATGATATCATCCCTGAAGATCAACGGCGCAaagttgaggaggaggagaagcagcgGGAGATGGAGGACATCTTCATGCTGCCCAGAAGCAGGAGCTCGAACAAGAGGGTAAGA GCTCAGGCTAACGATAGTGACAGTGATGTGGGCTCCAAGCTGAAGCACCGCTCCTCAGGCTCTGACAGTGAGACTGATGATAGTGATGATGACAAGAAGCCAAAGAAGAGAGGCCGACCCAGAGCCCGCAAAAACAACGTGGAGGGTTTCACTGATGCAGAGATCCGCAG GTTCATCAAGGCATACAAGAAATTTGGATCTCCACTCGAGAG GTTGGAGGCCATCGCCCGAGACTCGGAGCTGGTCGACAAATCCATAGCAGACCTGAAAAGACTTGGTGAACTGATTCACACAAGTTGTGTGGCTGCAGTGCAGGAGCATGAGGAACACCTTAAAGAGAACCCAGTTGAAG CCAAAGGTCCTGGGAAACGGCGAGGAATTAACATCAAGATCTCGGGAGTGCAGGTCAACGCCAAGTCCATCATCCAGCACGAGGAGGAGTTTGAGCCCCTGCACAAAGCAGTGCCTGTCGATCCTGCTGAGAGAAATAA GTTCAAGCTGACATGCAGAGTCAAGGTAGCTCATTTTGATGTAGAGTGGGATCTGCAGGATGACATTCAGCTGTTGCTTGGCACCTATGAGCACGGCTTTGGAAACTGGGATCTGATCAAGACGGACCCTGACCTTAAACTCGCTGATAAG ATTCTCCCAGATGATCCGAGCAAGAAGCCTCAGGCCAAGCAGTTGCAGGCGAGAGCAGAGTATCTTCTCAAGCTGCTGAAAAAAGAGCAAGACAATGCAGACCTGTCTAAAACAGGGGAGGAG GTCaaagtgaggaagaggaagccTCGGGTGAAAAAGGAGAACAAGATTCTCAAGGACGAGCAGGGCAACGACATCTCCTCCCCCCGCCTGTCCGACAACCCGTCAGAGGAGGGcgaggtcaag GATGATGGAGCAGAGAAGTCCCCCGccaagaaaagacaaaagaaaaaggatAACAAAGAGAACAAAGAGAAACAGGGAACTCCTAAAAAAGAGAAGGACGGGGACAAAGAGAAAAAGGGTACCAAGCCCAGAAAAGAAAAG GCTAAAGGAGCCAAAGGGAAGAAGACTCAGGGTCCAGTTCACATCACGGCTGGGTCTGACCCCATTCCCATTGAAGGAAAGGAGGATGATGAACTCGACCAGGAGACTTTCAGTATT TGTAAGGAACGCATGAGGCCGGTGAAAAAGGCTCTGAAGCAGCTGGATAAACCAGACGAGGGTCTGTCCGACCAGGAGCAGCTCCAGCACACTCGCACATGCCTACTGAAGATTGGAGACCGAATCACAGAGTGCCTTAAAGCCTACAGTGACCCCGAACATGTTAAAATATGGCGGAG AAACCTCTGGATATTTGTGTCCAAGTTTACAGAGTTTGGTGCAAGGAAGCTTCACAAGCTTTACAAAATGGCACAGAAGAAGCGATCACACGAGGAAGAG aaggagcagaagaagaaggaggatcCTGCAGGGAGGGGGAAAAACTTCAGACCGGAGCCCTCTGGATCCAGTCGAGACTCCTCGAGTACTCAGTCGTCCTCCAAACCTGTCCCTCACTCGTCTCAGCCAGGACCCCACGGACACCACAGAGAGTCGTACAACTCGGCTAACAAGCGGCACTTTGGAAATGATG ATAGAGGCGACTGGCAGAGGGATCGTAAATACAACTACCCAGGTAACAGCAACCAGTCATGGCAGGGAGACCGACATCATCCATATGATCGCTACAAGGATCACTATGGCGATCGGCGTCCACACGGAGACTCGTACCGCAGCTCAGGAGGTTACCGCAACAACAGCTCCCCTCGGAAAAGGCCGTATGAGCAGTACAGCAACGACCGGGACCACAGGGGTCACAGACCCTATTATGACAG GCATTCAGACCCCAAAAGAAGACGTCCTGATGAATTCCGTCCCAACTACCACCAGGGAAGAGATGGCCCTCTTCAGGACTTCAGGAGGATGCCAGAGCACAGGCCATCAGGTCCACCTGGGCCGGAGCACTATAACAGGCCCTTCCACCCTGACAAACCTCCTCCGCTGCTGGACCCTCGCTCCCCGCAGGCTCAGAAGTCTCCCCAGGACTCGCGCTCCCCACCGGAGCGGCCCATAGATCCAAATATCGTGGCAGACCCTAACTGGAACAACAGGAAAACATAA